One genomic segment of Candidatus Eisenbacteria bacterium includes these proteins:
- the lysS gene encoding lysine--tRNA ligase, with the protein MSVQDSRRQKLDQLRSRGVPAYDYSFPVTHRSARIRSDATALEQGGGKVRVAGRLMTKRGHGKASFAHLKDADGTIQIYLREDVLGPDTYAMAMELDLGDWVGVEGPVFHTKTGETTVRADSIRLLAKSLRPLPEKWHGLTDVETRYRQRYADLVVNDDVRTVFRARASILRAIREFLDGRGYLEVETPVLQPLYGGAAARPFVTHHNALDRTLYLRIAVELYLKRLIVGGLDRVYEIAKTFRNEGIDRFHNPEFTMLEYYQAFADYEEMMQVTQDLLLHTIRAIHGATTIPFDGQEIDFTPPWPRVTFKGAAAKALGVERVPDGEEELRALARKAGLSIDPSFTYGKVLDEIISERAQPGMISPVFLIDYPRDISPLAKPKRGDPSVVERFELMVAGMEVANAFSEQNDPAEQRQAFEAQLEQRRRGDEEAQLLDEDYLRALELGMPPTGGVGIGIDRLVMLLTDSRSIRDVVLFPQMRAEEVEAD; encoded by the coding sequence ATGTCCGTCCAGGATTCCCGCCGTCAGAAGCTCGACCAGCTCCGCTCGCGCGGGGTTCCGGCGTATGACTATTCCTTCCCGGTGACGCATCGCTCCGCGCGGATTCGCAGCGACGCGACCGCGCTGGAGCAGGGCGGCGGGAAGGTGCGCGTGGCCGGACGCCTCATGACCAAGCGGGGACACGGGAAAGCGTCCTTCGCCCACCTGAAGGACGCCGACGGAACGATCCAGATCTATCTGCGCGAGGACGTGCTCGGTCCCGACACCTACGCCATGGCCATGGAGCTCGACCTGGGCGACTGGGTGGGGGTCGAGGGGCCCGTCTTCCACACCAAGACGGGCGAGACGACGGTGCGTGCCGACTCCATCCGGCTCCTCGCCAAGTCGCTCCGCCCGCTTCCCGAGAAGTGGCACGGGCTCACCGACGTCGAGACCCGGTACCGCCAGCGCTACGCCGACCTCGTGGTGAACGACGACGTGCGAACCGTCTTCCGCGCCCGAGCGAGCATCCTGCGCGCGATCCGGGAATTTCTGGACGGACGGGGGTATCTGGAGGTGGAAACCCCGGTGCTCCAGCCGCTCTATGGCGGAGCGGCCGCGCGGCCGTTCGTCACGCACCACAACGCCCTCGACCGGACGCTCTATCTCCGGATCGCGGTCGAGCTCTACCTGAAGCGGCTCATCGTGGGAGGCCTGGACCGGGTGTACGAGATCGCGAAGACCTTCCGGAACGAGGGCATCGACCGGTTCCACAACCCGGAGTTCACGATGCTCGAGTACTACCAGGCCTTCGCGGACTACGAGGAGATGATGCAGGTCACGCAGGATCTCCTCCTCCACACGATCCGCGCGATCCACGGCGCGACGACGATCCCGTTCGATGGGCAGGAGATCGACTTCACGCCCCCGTGGCCCCGAGTCACGTTCAAGGGCGCGGCCGCGAAGGCGCTCGGCGTGGAGCGCGTTCCGGACGGGGAGGAGGAGCTCCGCGCGCTCGCGCGGAAGGCCGGCCTCTCGATCGACCCCTCGTTCACCTACGGGAAGGTGCTGGACGAGATCATCTCGGAGCGGGCCCAGCCCGGCATGATCTCGCCCGTCTTCCTCATCGACTACCCGCGCGACATCTCTCCGCTCGCCAAGCCGAAGCGCGGCGACCCTTCGGTCGTCGAGCGGTTCGAGCTCATGGTGGCCGGGATGGAGGTCGCGAACGCCTTCTCCGAGCAGAACGATCCGGCCGAGCAGCGGCAGGCCTTCGAGGCCCAGCTCGAGCAGCGGCGACGAGGCGACGAGGAGGCGCAGCTCCTCGACGAGGACTACCTGCGCGCGCTCGAGCTCGGCATGCCGCCGACGGGTGGCGTCGGGATCGGGATCGACCGGCTCGTGATGCTCCTCACCGACTCGCGTTCGATCCGGGACGTCGTCCTGTTCCCGCAGATGCGCGCCGAGGAAGTCGAGGCGGATTGA
- a CDS encoding ABC transporter permease, whose translation MSYVWIIASRYLRSKRRLNFITLVSILATGGVLTGVAALTIVLSVMNGFEDEVQQRIAGTNAHVAVLGGDDRPLEPSAGLESAIQGSVPEAKVAPFVYGKVMVASRHSVDGMVLKGVDPAREPQVTDILARLTPADAPFDGEDLPGIALGQELAARLRVAKGDVILISVPTDVGGLLGGVPRTRRLRVGSIFRSGLYEYDSSFGVVPMATAQQFFEMGTAITGYQLRIPDMFRAQEVSRRVEGALGPGYRATNWIDLNRNLFAWMRIEKAVMFTILILIVAVAAVNIVSSLVMVVMEKRRDIGVLRTMGVTPRGIMRIFLLQGTLIGFAGTILGLSLGYAVSYALGRYKLLHLPGEIYFIDTLPVKMEALDFVLVAGAATAICFLASLYPAWQAARLAPVQTIRYE comes from the coding sequence ATGAGCTACGTCTGGATCATCGCGTCGCGCTACCTTCGGTCGAAGCGGCGCCTCAACTTCATCACGCTCGTGAGCATCCTCGCGACCGGCGGCGTCCTCACGGGCGTCGCCGCGCTCACCATCGTCCTCTCGGTGATGAACGGCTTCGAGGACGAGGTGCAGCAGCGGATCGCGGGAACGAACGCCCACGTCGCCGTGCTCGGCGGGGACGACCGGCCGCTCGAGCCCTCCGCCGGACTCGAGAGCGCGATCCAGGGCTCCGTTCCCGAAGCGAAGGTCGCCCCATTCGTCTACGGAAAGGTGATGGTGGCCTCGCGGCACAGCGTCGACGGCATGGTGCTGAAGGGAGTCGATCCCGCGCGCGAGCCCCAGGTGACCGACATCCTTGCGCGGCTCACGCCCGCGGACGCGCCCTTCGACGGGGAGGACCTTCCGGGGATCGCGCTCGGGCAGGAGCTCGCGGCACGGCTCCGCGTGGCGAAGGGCGACGTGATCCTGATCAGCGTGCCCACGGACGTCGGTGGACTCCTCGGAGGCGTGCCGCGCACGCGCCGCCTTCGCGTCGGCTCCATCTTCCGCTCGGGCCTCTACGAGTACGACTCGTCCTTCGGGGTCGTGCCGATGGCGACGGCGCAGCAGTTCTTCGAGATGGGGACCGCGATCACCGGCTACCAGCTCCGCATCCCGGACATGTTCCGCGCGCAGGAAGTGTCGCGGCGCGTGGAGGGCGCGCTCGGTCCCGGCTACCGCGCGACGAACTGGATCGACCTGAACCGGAACCTGTTCGCCTGGATGCGCATCGAGAAGGCGGTGATGTTCACGATCCTGATCCTGATCGTGGCCGTCGCCGCTGTGAACATCGTCTCGAGTCTCGTCATGGTGGTCATGGAGAAGCGCCGGGACATCGGGGTTCTCCGGACCATGGGCGTCACGCCGCGCGGGATCATGCGGATCTTCCTCCTGCAGGGGACGCTCATCGGATTCGCCGGAACGATCCTCGGGCTCTCTCTGGGCTACGCCGTCTCCTACGCGCTCGGCCGCTACAAGCTCCTCCACCTCCCGGGCGAGATCTATTTCATCGACACGCTTCCCGTGAAGATGGAGGCGCTGGACTTCGTCCTGGTCGCGGGCGCGGCCACGGCGATCTGCTTCCTCGCGAGCCTCTATCCCGCGTGGCAGGCGGCCAGGCTTGCCCCGGTGCAGACGATCCGCTATGAATGA